The following coding sequences are from one Campylobacter sp. RM16187 window:
- a CDS encoding NifS family cysteine desulfurase, with amino-acid sequence MRVYLDNNATTMVDPEAFELMKPFYCEKYGNPNSLHRFGSETHPALRRAMNQLYTALNARDKDDIIVTSCATESNNWVIKGVFFDHMLNKEKDHIIISSVEHPATSAACEFLKQFGIRVSHIPVDENGLLNPDDLRKLIDDKTALVSVMWANNETGTIFPIKELAAIAHENGALFHTDATQTVGKIKIDVQDVNVDFMSFSAHKFHGPKGIGGLYIKNSQPLTSLLHGGEHMGGRRSGTLDVAGIVGMAQALENSNKLIEFENLHVRRLRDKLEDALLEIPEISVVGDRAHRLPNTILAAVKGVEGEAMLWDLNQAGIAASTGSACASETLESNPIMEAIGADKELAHTALRLSLSRFTTEEEIDYAIVHIKKAVERLRAISSTFAYTPQGHISGL; translated from the coding sequence TTGAGAGTTTATTTAGATAATAACGCAACTACGATGGTTGATCCTGAAGCTTTCGAGCTGATGAAGCCGTTTTATTGCGAAAAATACGGCAATCCAAACTCCCTTCATAGATTTGGAAGCGAGACGCATCCAGCTCTTCGCCGTGCCATGAATCAGCTCTACACTGCGCTAAATGCTCGCGATAAAGACGATATCATAGTGACAAGTTGCGCGACTGAGAGCAACAACTGGGTGATAAAGGGCGTGTTTTTCGATCATATGTTAAATAAAGAAAAAGATCATATCATCATTAGCTCTGTCGAACACCCTGCAACAAGCGCTGCGTGCGAGTTTTTAAAGCAGTTTGGCATAAGAGTAAGCCATATCCCGGTAGATGAAAACGGGCTTTTAAATCCGGACGATTTAAGAAAATTGATAGATGATAAGACCGCTCTTGTTAGCGTAATGTGGGCAAATAACGAAACAGGAACGATATTTCCTATAAAAGAGCTTGCGGCTATCGCGCACGAAAACGGAGCGCTATTTCACACCGATGCCACTCAAACGGTAGGGAAGATAAAGATAGACGTTCAAGATGTGAATGTTGATTTCATGAGCTTTTCGGCGCATAAATTTCACGGTCCAAAGGGTATCGGAGGGCTTTACATCAAAAATTCTCAACCGCTTACAAGCCTGCTTCACGGAGGCGAGCACATGGGCGGCAGACGAAGCGGAACGCTTGATGTAGCAGGCATCGTCGGTATGGCTCAAGCCCTGGAAAATAGCAATAAATTAATAGAATTTGAAAACCTGCACGTTAGAAGACTAAGAGACAAACTTGAAGACGCACTACTTGAGATACCTGAAATTTCAGTTGTCGGAGATAGGGCTCACCGCCTTCCAAACACGATATTAGCGGCAGTTAAAGGTGTAGAAGGCGAAGCTATGCTTTGGGATCTAAACCAAGCAGGTATTGCTGCTTCAACAGGCTCGGCATGCGCAAGTGAAACGCTTGAGAGTAACCCTATCATGGAAGCTATCGGAGCCGATAAGGAGCTAGCTCACACCGCTTTGCGTCTATCGCTTTCTAGGTTTACCACAGAAGAAGAGATCGACTACGCGATAGTGCATATCAAAAAAGCGGTTGAGAGACTAAGAGCTATTTCAAGCACATTTGCTTATACGCCGCAAGGTCATATAAGCGGGCTTTAA
- the fliI gene encoding flagellar protein export ATPase FliI, whose translation MALERLKSKLSSNLSLSNVFGVINKISSTTIEISGLKSSIGDIVQIVARDKSKRGLGMVTEINQDSAVISPFGFVEGYKIGDLVYLSDQGMKIPVGDALLGRVVDPFMSPKDGKGAIYTDEFVPIMKAPIDAMKRGLINEIFSVGVKSIDALLTCGKGQKLGIFAGSGVGKSTLMGMIVKNSEAPVKVVALIGERGREVPEFIEKNLHGDLSSTVLIVATSDDSPLMRKYGAFCAMSVAEYFKNQGKDVLFIMDSVTRFAMAQREIGLALGEPPTSKGYPPSVLTLLPQLMERAGKEEGKGSITAFFTVLVDGDDMSDPIADQSRSILDGHIVLSRELTDFGIYPPINILNSASRVMNDLITPEHKANVAKFKRFYSLIKENEILLRIGAYQKGNDKELDTAISKREFINEFLKQDEDEGFSFERSEAMLREIN comes from the coding sequence GTGGCTTTAGAACGTCTAAAATCCAAACTAAGCTCAAATTTATCCCTTTCAAACGTCTTTGGCGTTATAAATAAAATTTCATCAACCACGATCGAAATTTCAGGACTTAAATCAAGCATAGGCGACATCGTGCAAATCGTTGCTCGCGATAAAAGCAAAAGAGGTCTTGGTATGGTAACTGAGATCAATCAAGATAGCGCTGTCATCTCGCCATTTGGCTTTGTCGAGGGCTACAAGATAGGCGATCTTGTCTATCTTAGCGACCAAGGCATGAAAATTCCGGTCGGTGACGCCCTACTTGGACGTGTTGTGGATCCATTTATGAGCCCAAAAGACGGCAAAGGTGCTATATACACGGATGAGTTTGTGCCCATCATGAAAGCTCCGATTGACGCGATGAAAAGAGGTCTTATAAATGAAATTTTTAGCGTCGGAGTTAAGAGTATAGACGCGCTTTTAACCTGCGGTAAAGGGCAAAAGCTTGGAATTTTTGCAGGAAGCGGAGTTGGTAAAAGCACTCTAATGGGAATGATAGTAAAAAATTCCGAAGCGCCTGTTAAAGTAGTAGCACTCATTGGCGAGAGAGGTCGTGAAGTGCCTGAATTTATCGAAAAGAACTTGCACGGCGATCTAAGTAGTACGGTTCTAATCGTAGCAACAAGCGATGATAGCCCGCTTATGCGAAAATATGGTGCGTTTTGCGCTATGAGCGTGGCGGAATACTTCAAAAACCAAGGCAAGGATGTGCTATTTATCATGGATAGCGTGACGAGATTTGCCATGGCGCAGCGCGAGATAGGTCTTGCGCTTGGCGAACCACCTACATCTAAAGGCTATCCACCTTCAGTGCTTACACTGCTTCCTCAGCTTATGGAGCGGGCGGGCAAAGAGGAAGGCAAAGGCTCTATCACGGCGTTTTTTACGGTTTTGGTTGATGGTGATGATATGAGCGATCCGATAGCCGATCAAAGCCGCTCGATACTGGACGGTCACATCGTGCTAAGCAGGGAGCTAACGGACTTTGGAATCTATCCGCCGATAAATATCCTAAACTCGGCTTCGCGTGTGATGAACGATCTAATCACGCCCGAACATAAGGCAAACGTAGCTAAATTTAAGAGGTTTTATTCGCTAATAAAAGAAAATGAAATTTTGCTTCGCATCGGAGCTTATCAAAAAGGCAACGACAAGGAGCTTGATACCGCTATCTCAAAACGCGAATTTATAAATGAATTTTTAAAGCAAGATGAGGATGAGGGCTTTAGCTTTGAAAGAAGCGAGGCGATGCTAAGGGAGATAAATTAA
- the clpP gene encoding ATP-dependent Clp endopeptidase proteolytic subunit ClpP, with translation MSYYVPYVIERTSKGERSYDIYSRLLKDRIVMLSGEIEDGIASSIVAQMLFLEAEDPDKDIYLYINSPGGVITSGFSIYDTMNYIKPDVCTICIGQAASMGAFLLSCGTPGKRYALPNSRIMIHQPLGGARGQATDIEIQAKEILRMKEILNSILAKNTGQKLSKIAKDTDRDFFMSSFEAKEYGLIDKVLEKSFK, from the coding sequence ATGAGCTATTACGTCCCATACGTAATCGAGCGAACAAGCAAAGGCGAGCGAAGCTATGATATATACTCTCGCCTCTTAAAAGATCGCATTGTAATGCTAAGCGGAGAGATAGAAGACGGTATAGCCTCTTCTATCGTGGCTCAAATGCTGTTTTTAGAAGCTGAAGATCCGGATAAAGATATCTACCTATACATAAATAGTCCGGGCGGAGTTATCACAAGTGGCTTTAGTATATATGATACAATGAACTACATAAAACCCGATGTGTGCACGATCTGCATAGGTCAAGCCGCGTCAATGGGGGCGTTTTTGCTAAGTTGCGGAACGCCCGGCAAGAGATATGCGCTTCCAAATTCTCGCATCATGATACACCAACCACTTGGCGGCGCTAGAGGACAAGCGACTGATATAGAGATACAAGCGAAAGAAATTTTGCGTATGAAAGAGATTTTAAACTCTATTTTGGCTAAGAATACAGGTCAAAAACTAAGCAAGATTGCCAAAGATACCGATCGCGACTTTTTCATGAGTTCGTTTGAAGCCAAAGAGTATGGGCTTATCGATAAAGTTTTGGAGAAAAGCTTTAAATAA
- the def gene encoding peptide deformylase yields the protein MVLAVLTYPDKRLYQRSADIDTFDQNLHTFLDNMYDTMIAKNGIGLAAIQVGNPIRALIINLVNEESEIQERADLLEIINPKIVRKEGEQIFQEGCLSVPGFYEDVKRAEKITLNYQDRHGKECELEADGLLAVAIQHEIDHLDGHLFIEKIGYNKRKKFDKEYRKLKNKTL from the coding sequence ATGGTGTTAGCAGTTTTAACATATCCTGACAAGAGGCTGTATCAAAGATCGGCAGATATAGATACCTTTGATCAAAATTTACATACTTTTTTAGATAATATGTATGATACAATGATAGCAAAAAATGGCATCGGATTAGCTGCTATTCAGGTTGGAAATCCGATTCGGGCATTGATTATAAATTTAGTCAATGAAGAGAGTGAAATCCAAGAAAGAGCCGATCTGCTCGAGATAATCAACCCAAAAATAGTTCGCAAAGAAGGCGAGCAAATTTTTCAAGAAGGCTGCCTTAGCGTGCCAGGATTTTATGAGGATGTTAAGCGTGCCGAAAAGATAACCTTAAACTATCAGGATAGACACGGCAAAGAGTGCGAGCTTGAAGCGGACGGGCTTTTAGCCGTTGCGATACAACACGAGATTGATCACCTTGACGGACATCTTTTTATAGAAAAAATCGGCTACAACAAACGCAAAAAATTTGATAAAGAGTATAGGAAGTTAAAGAATAAAACTTTATGA
- a CDS encoding GGDEF domain-containing protein — MIKVNKKKAENTVTIKDKEPAEFNIYGFSEDVIKELIEENIPSIPKNYSIFFEKMLDKKSDDFKKKITEIIEIEDEIGRIEDYRQIYIEREIKQSFAQIKSMLQAVALIYKNLGIMKTIIKKRSDSLEANSNLLTVQSVFNAFNDDLDKLNALINKHIDVIKLNYEEISRVFKVVEEQSIYDPKFDLYNKKFFLKTLESELQYVKKYGYKSSFMLVRPKDEMMNLLGVRDRQAILKNISRFLLRTSRRSDILAHYGDGIFAMLMKHTDIEGAKKACERIADMFYTTTFLIAESDIEIDIEIAVCDLNTTKTIEEVLSHTLDMLAKSGRHKSKYVIVEDK, encoded by the coding sequence TTGATTAAAGTTAATAAAAAGAAGGCTGAAAATACCGTAACTATAAAAGACAAGGAACCTGCAGAGTTTAATATATATGGGTTTTCCGAGGATGTTATAAAAGAGCTTATAGAGGAAAATATCCCATCTATTCCTAAAAATTACTCTATTTTCTTTGAAAAGATGCTTGATAAAAAGTCTGATGATTTTAAGAAAAAAATTACCGAGATTATAGAGATTGAAGATGAGATAGGTAGAATAGAAGACTATAGGCAAATTTACATCGAGCGAGAGATTAAGCAGAGTTTTGCTCAGATAAAAAGCATGTTGCAAGCGGTCGCACTTATATATAAAAACCTTGGAATTATGAAAACTATTATAAAAAAACGCTCAGATAGCCTTGAAGCAAATTCGAATTTACTTACAGTTCAAAGCGTATTTAATGCATTTAATGATGACTTGGATAAGCTTAATGCTTTAATCAATAAGCATATTGACGTTATCAAATTAAACTATGAAGAGATCAGTAGAGTTTTTAAAGTCGTAGAGGAACAATCTATATACGATCCTAAATTTGATCTCTATAATAAAAAGTTTTTCTTAAAAACTTTGGAATCAGAGCTTCAATATGTAAAAAAATATGGATATAAATCATCTTTTATGCTTGTAAGGCCAAAAGATGAAATGATGAATCTTTTAGGTGTTAGAGATAGGCAGGCGATACTTAAAAACATCTCAAGATTTCTTCTTAGGACATCAAGAAGAAGCGATATTTTAGCACATTATGGCGATGGAATTTTTGCTATGCTTATGAAGCACACCGATATAGAAGGTGCAAAAAAAGCTTGCGAAAGAATTGCCGATATGTTCTATACAACGACATTTTTGATAGCTGAAAGCGATATAGAGATAGATATAGAGATAGCGGTTTGCGATCTGAATACCACAAAAACTATTGAAGAGGTTCTTTCGCATACATTGGATATGCTTGCAAAAAGCGGACGACATAAGTCAAAATACGTGATAGTAGAGGATAAGTAG
- the tig gene encoding trigger factor, with the protein MELKTKVIDTANASVTAKISSEEIKSKLENLAKKAAKNMKMEGFRVGKVPVNLVLKRYEKELTSDAEQDALKDLIDAALKELNRKTDEVIGEPMFIKFEREEGAIDTEIEISFKPVVNLDGYEELIPEFSTPRVMKKEIDEKKDELLKMVAPLEKVDKKKLEKGDFAKFDFEGFVDGVAFDGGKAEGYVLEIGSGQFIPGFEDGMVGLKVGEEKDVEVTFPAEYGAPNLAGKPAVFKVKLHEIQGKNIAKEIDEELLKQLMPNEENASVELLEERIKDQIRADKQYKLVNEELKPKFAEAIVKKYKFDIPKNIVEQEIDMQFRGAWNSFSEDEMKSFRDDKDTLTKKRETFREDAQKSVKLTFIIDELARKRNVAVSDQELIQAVYFEAYRSGLDPKQHLENYKNQGVLPAIKMSMIEEKLFNEMFDKKEEKAEKEPKKAAKEKDEPKAEKKTTKKADK; encoded by the coding sequence ATGGAACTCAAAACCAAAGTTATAGACACTGCCAATGCTTCGGTAACGGCTAAAATCTCAAGCGAAGAGATAAAATCAAAGCTTGAAAATCTTGCTAAAAAAGCAGCTAAAAATATGAAAATGGAAGGCTTTAGAGTTGGTAAAGTGCCTGTAAATTTAGTCTTAAAAAGATACGAAAAAGAGCTAACCAGCGATGCGGAACAAGACGCTTTAAAAGATCTTATAGACGCCGCTTTAAAAGAGCTTAATAGAAAAACAGATGAGGTTATCGGCGAGCCGATGTTTATAAAATTCGAAAGAGAAGAGGGCGCTATCGATACCGAGATAGAAATTTCATTTAAACCTGTCGTAAATTTGGACGGATACGAAGAGCTTATACCTGAATTTTCAACTCCTCGCGTTATGAAAAAAGAGATTGACGAGAAAAAAGACGAGCTTTTAAAGATGGTAGCTCCGCTTGAGAAAGTTGATAAGAAAAAGCTAGAAAAAGGCGACTTTGCTAAATTTGACTTTGAGGGCTTTGTAGACGGCGTTGCGTTTGACGGCGGCAAGGCTGAAGGATATGTGCTTGAGATCGGTTCAGGTCAGTTTATACCCGGATTTGAAGACGGTATGGTTGGTCTAAAAGTCGGTGAAGAAAAAGATGTGGAAGTAACATTCCCGGCTGAGTACGGTGCACCAAATTTAGCGGGCAAACCGGCTGTGTTTAAAGTGAAATTACACGAAATTCAAGGCAAAAACATAGCTAAAGAGATAGATGAAGAGCTACTAAAACAACTTATGCCAAATGAAGAAAACGCTAGCGTTGAGCTACTTGAAGAGAGAATCAAAGATCAAATCAGGGCCGATAAGCAATACAAGCTGGTTAACGAAGAGCTTAAGCCGAAATTTGCAGAAGCTATCGTGAAAAAGTATAAATTTGATATACCAAAAAACATCGTAGAGCAAGAGATAGATATGCAATTCCGCGGCGCGTGGAACAGCTTTAGCGAAGATGAGATGAAGAGCTTTAGAGACGATAAAGACACTCTAACTAAAAAGCGCGAGACATTTCGTGAAGACGCCCAAAAGAGCGTAAAACTAACATTTATCATAGATGAGCTTGCTAGAAAAAGAAATGTAGCGGTAAGCGATCAAGAGCTTATCCAGGCTGTTTATTTTGAGGCTTACAGATCAGGACTTGATCCAAAGCAACACCTTGAAAACTACAAAAATCAAGGAGTTCTGCCTGCTATCAAGATGTCAATGATAGAGGAGAAGCTGTTTAACGAGATGTTTGATAAAAAAGAAGAAAAAGCTGAAAAGGAGCCTAAGAAAGCAGCTAAAGAAAAAGACGAGCCAAAGGCTGAGAAAAAGACAACAAAAAAGGCGGATAAATGA
- a CDS encoding NAD(P)H-hydrate dehydratase, producing MKKLFLNTSKLDELACLKFGLSNEILMENAANALAKEVRKKVKKGVKILGVCGSGNNGADVAVALRMLSGEYECELFLAFEKQNEMLKIQLDRAFKLGVKQVKKIGKYRCVIDGIFGSGLNRNLDKKTVDLISSINEMKAYKIACDIPSGLNELGNSCGAVFKADITITMGARKIGLYSDFAKDFTGKIKLANLGLAGVKFEGETDTFKLQKSDMNLPFRNKANTNKSDFGHVFIVSGELSGAAQIAGKAALAMGAGLVSIVSESKNLITDPILMNAKEISEKMAYGALGMGLGKLDEVKKTELFKTLKSKKALVLDADMCYEKLTIELLKSKKDIVITPHPKEFSSLLELGGFGKFSVQEVQENRFELARAWSKKFPNVLVLKGANTIIAYSGNVYVMPYGSAALSKAGSGDALSGIIISLLAQGYTALDAAISGTIAHALSVRKSKQNNYSITSKDIIKGLKWLRKK from the coding sequence ATGAAAAAACTCTTTTTAAACACTTCTAAGCTTGATGAGCTAGCTTGCTTAAAATTTGGGCTAAGCAACGAAATTTTGATGGAAAATGCTGCAAATGCACTTGCAAAAGAGGTGCGTAAAAAAGTTAAAAAGGGCGTAAAAATTTTAGGTGTTTGCGGTAGTGGAAATAACGGTGCAGACGTAGCTGTTGCTCTTAGGATGTTAAGCGGCGAGTATGAGTGCGAGCTCTTTTTGGCGTTTGAAAAACAAAACGAGATGCTAAAAATTCAGCTTGATAGAGCATTTAAACTTGGAGTCAAGCAAGTTAAAAAAATCGGCAAATACAGGTGCGTTATAGATGGAATTTTTGGCTCCGGGCTAAATAGAAATTTAGATAAAAAGACGGTAGATCTCATAAGTTCTATAAATGAAATGAAAGCCTACAAGATAGCTTGCGATATACCAAGCGGGCTTAACGAACTTGGAAATAGCTGTGGTGCCGTTTTTAAGGCGGACATAACTATAACTATGGGAGCTAGGAAGATCGGGCTTTATTCTGATTTTGCCAAGGATTTTACGGGCAAGATTAAACTTGCTAATTTAGGTCTTGCCGGTGTTAAATTTGAAGGTGAAACCGATACTTTTAAACTTCAAAAAAGCGATATGAATTTGCCTTTTAGAAATAAAGCTAACACTAACAAGAGTGATTTCGGACATGTTTTTATAGTTAGCGGAGAGCTTAGCGGAGCAGCTCAAATAGCCGGAAAAGCGGCTTTAGCGATGGGTGCAGGGCTTGTTAGTATCGTTAGTGAATCTAAAAATTTGATAACAGATCCGATTTTAATGAACGCAAAAGAGATAAGTGAAAAAATGGCTTATGGGGCTCTTGGAATGGGGCTTGGAAAGCTTGATGAAGTTAAAAAAACAGAGCTTTTTAAAACTCTTAAGAGTAAAAAAGCGTTAGTGCTTGATGCCGATATGTGTTACGAAAAGCTTACGATAGAGCTTTTAAAATCCAAAAAAGATATCGTTATAACGCCTCATCCAAAGGAGTTTAGTTCGCTTTTAGAGCTTGGTGGATTTGGGAAATTTAGCGTGCAAGAAGTTCAAGAAAATCGCTTTGAGCTTGCTAGAGCGTGGAGCAAAAAATTTCCAAATGTGCTGGTGCTAAAAGGAGCCAACACGATCATAGCTTACAGCGGAAACGTTTACGTTATGCCTTATGGAAGCGCCGCACTTTCAAAAGCAGGAAGCGGTGACGCACTTAGCGGCATAATCATCTCTTTACTCGCTCAAGGCTACACTGCGCTTGATGCAGCGATAAGTGGGACTATAGCTCACGCGTTAAGCGTGCGAAAATCAAAGCAAAATAACTACTCAATCACTTCAAAAGATATCATAAAAGGGCTTAAATGGTTACGAAAAAAATAG
- the folE gene encoding GTP cyclohydrolase I FolE, translated as MQENRQKISFENSVKNMLEIIGEDVNREGLIKTPERVFKAFKFLTQGYEQDPKEVLNDALFESSNNEMVLMRDIEFYSLCEHHLLPIIGRVHVAYIPDGKVVGLSKLPRMVNIFARRLQIQEQMTEQIASAIQEVIKPKGVGVVIEARHMCVEMRGVEKINSTTTTSALRGIFIKNADTRREFFALINSPKEVRF; from the coding sequence ATGCAAGAAAACCGGCAAAAAATTAGCTTTGAAAACTCGGTTAAAAACATGCTTGAGATAATCGGCGAAGATGTAAATCGCGAAGGACTTATCAAGACTCCCGAGAGAGTTTTTAAAGCGTTTAAATTTCTAACTCAAGGATATGAGCAAGATCCAAAAGAGGTGCTTAACGACGCACTTTTTGAAAGCTCAAACAACGAAATGGTTTTGATGAGAGATATTGAGTTTTACAGCCTTTGCGAGCACCATCTGCTTCCTATAATCGGGCGCGTTCATGTGGCGTATATACCAGACGGCAAGGTTGTGGGACTTAGCAAGCTTCCTCGCATGGTAAATATCTTTGCCAGAAGGCTTCAAATTCAAGAGCAGATGACCGAGCAGATCGCAAGCGCCATTCAAGAAGTCATCAAGCCAAAAGGTGTTGGCGTGGTGATAGAAGCAAGGCATATGTGCGTGGAGATGAGAGGGGTTGAAAAGATAAACTCAACCACAACCACTTCGGCATTAAGAGGAATTTTTATCAAAAATGCAGATACCAGAAGAGAGTTCTTCGCTCTCATAAATTCTCCAAAAGAGGTGAGATTCTAG
- a CDS encoding YifB family Mg chelatase-like AAA ATPase, with translation MKSLKCATYTDGLKIVDVEATFNRGLPALSIVGLASASIKESEARVKSALLAQNFSFPAQKIIINLSPSDMPKTGSHFDLPIALLIALQKEVRSNSFSEFFVFGELGLNGSIKSTASLFSILLFLSTSVTKAKVLVPKEIAKNAAMIPNLEIYAVSKLDEAIKFFLDEEFKQQYLVKETHPLFSNLTQICGKSYVANSKFELDFKDIKGQTRAKRACLIAACGMHNIIFEGSPGCGKSMSAKRLRYILPPQNLDEILLSAAYASLNLQDHEFSVLRAFRSPHHTSTKSSIFGGGTASARIGEVALANGGILFFDELPHFGKQILESLREPLEDNQIHISRVNSKITYKTKFMFVGAMNPCPCGNLLSKQLNCRCLETDIKRYKAKISEPLLDRIDLHVLMDEVASSDKSDISSADMQREVLHVFEAQMKRGQSELNGKLSDEEIAKFCICDSEAKSVLDMSVGRFALTQRGINKTLKVARTIADLDGSQIIKKPHILEALSFRVRSEA, from the coding sequence ATGAAATCGCTAAAATGCGCTACTTACACAGATGGTTTAAAGATTGTTGATGTAGAAGCAACATTTAATAGAGGGTTGCCAGCACTTAGCATCGTAGGGCTTGCAAGCGCAAGTATCAAAGAGAGCGAAGCAAGGGTAAAGTCAGCTCTTCTAGCTCAAAATTTCTCCTTTCCCGCTCAAAAAATCATCATAAATCTATCTCCTTCAGACATGCCAAAGACGGGCAGTCATTTTGACCTTCCTATCGCGCTTTTGATCGCTTTGCAAAAAGAGGTTAGGAGCAACTCATTTAGCGAATTTTTCGTATTTGGCGAGCTTGGACTTAACGGAAGCATCAAGAGCACGGCAAGCCTGTTTTCTATACTTTTGTTTTTAAGCACAAGTGTTACAAAGGCTAAGGTTTTAGTGCCAAAGGAGATAGCTAAAAACGCAGCGATGATACCGAATTTAGAAATTTATGCCGTAAGTAAGCTTGATGAGGCGATAAAATTTTTTCTTGATGAAGAGTTTAAGCAGCAGTATTTAGTCAAAGAGACTCATCCGCTCTTTTCAAATTTGACTCAAATTTGTGGCAAAAGTTATGTCGCAAACTCAAAATTTGAGCTTGATTTTAAGGATATCAAAGGTCAGACTAGAGCCAAGAGAGCTTGCCTCATAGCTGCTTGCGGCATGCATAACATCATCTTTGAAGGAAGCCCTGGGTGTGGTAAAAGCATGAGCGCAAAGCGCTTAAGATATATTCTTCCGCCTCAAAATTTAGATGAAATTTTACTAAGCGCGGCATACGCGTCGCTAAATTTGCAAGATCACGAATTTAGCGTGCTTAGAGCTTTTAGAAGCCCGCATCATACATCGACAAAAAGCTCTATCTTCGGGGGTGGAACGGCAAGCGCAAGGATAGGCGAAGTAGCACTTGCAAACGGCGGGATACTGTTTTTTGATGAGCTTCCGCATTTTGGCAAGCAAATTTTAGAAAGCTTGCGCGAACCGCTTGAGGATAACCAAATCCACATCTCAAGGGTAAATTCCAAGATAACTTACAAGACAAAATTTATGTTTGTTGGCGCGATGAATCCATGCCCGTGTGGAAATTTGCTCTCAAAGCAGCTAAATTGCAGATGTTTAGAAACCGATATCAAGCGATACAAGGCAAAAATTTCAGAGCCTCTATTAGATAGGATCGATCTGCACGTGCTTATGGATGAGGTTGCAAGTAGCGATAAAAGCGATATATCAAGTGCCGATATGCAGCGTGAAGTTTTGCATGTTTTTGAAGCGCAAATGAAGCGAGGACAAAGTGAGCTAAACGGCAAGTTAAGTGACGAAGAGATAGCTAAATTTTGCATTTGCGATAGTGAAGCTAAAAGCGTGCTAGATATGTCGGTTGGGAGATTTGCTCTAACTCAGCGTGGTATAAATAAGACTTTAAAGGTGGCTCGCACGATCGCCGATCTTGACGGCTCGCAAATCATCAAAAAACCTCATATCTTAGAGGCTTTAAGCTTTCGAGTAAGGAGCGAAGCATGA
- a CDS encoding iron-sulfur cluster assembly scaffold protein, translating to MAKHDLIGGSIWDEYSQKVQDLMNSPRNMGQITEEEAKERGGKLIVADFGAESCGDAVRLYWLVDEKTDIIMDAKFKSFGCGTAIASSDTMAELCIGKTVDEAVKITNIDVEKAMRDDPDTPAVPPQKMHCSVMAYDVIKAAAASYKGVDPDHFEDEIIVCECARISLGTIRDVIRMNDLKTVEEITQYTKAGAFCKSCIKPGGHEKREYYLVDILAETRAQMEAEKLKAIADAKISGNDSDLAFEELTVVGQLKAVEAVIDAEIRPMLMMDGGNMEILDIKKNDKGIIDIYIRYLGACSGCASGAGGTLYAIESVLQQNLSQNIRVLPI from the coding sequence ATGGCAAAACACGATTTAATCGGCGGCTCTATTTGGGATGAGTACTCACAAAAAGTTCAAGACCTGATGAACAGCCCTCGCAATATGGGACAAATCACAGAAGAAGAGGCAAAAGAGCGCGGCGGCAAGCTGATAGTAGCTGATTTTGGAGCTGAGAGTTGCGGCGATGCGGTGAGATTATACTGGCTGGTAGATGAAAAGACCGACATTATCATGGACGCGAAATTTAAAAGCTTTGGCTGTGGCACGGCGATAGCAAGCTCGGACACTATGGCTGAGCTTTGTATAGGAAAAACGGTTGATGAAGCGGTTAAGATCACAAACATAGACGTAGAAAAAGCGATGCGTGATGATCCTGACACTCCTGCGGTTCCACCTCAAAAGATGCACTGTTCGGTTATGGCTTATGATGTTATCAAGGCGGCTGCAGCAAGTTATAAAGGCGTGGATCCTGATCATTTTGAAGATGAGATCATCGTATGTGAGTGCGCCCGCATAAGCCTTGGCACGATTCGCGACGTTATTAGGATGAACGACTTAAAAACGGTTGAAGAGATAACTCAGTACACAAAAGCCGGTGCATTTTGTAAATCATGCATCAAGCCCGGCGGACATGAAAAAAGAGAGTATTATCTGGTGGATATCCTAGCTGAAACTAGAGCACAGATGGAAGCTGAAAAGCTAAAAGCTATTGCAGATGCTAAAATTTCTGGCAATGATTCTGATCTAGCGTTTGAAGAGCTTACGGTAGTTGGGCAACTTAAAGCGGTTGAAGCCGTAATAGACGCTGAAATTCGCCCTATGCTTATGATGGATGGGGGCAATATGGAGATCCTTGACATCAAGAAAAACGACAAAGGCATCATCGATATCTATATCCGCTACCTTGGAGCATGCTCGGGATGCGCAAGCGGAGCAGGCGGAACGCTATATGCGATAGAGTCCGTCTTACAACAAAATTTAAGTCAAAACATTAGGGTTTTACCTATCTGA